Proteins from a genomic interval of Afifella aestuarii:
- a CDS encoding LysR family transcriptional regulator: MPSENLNDLAAFLAVARARSFTKAAANLGVSQSALSQTIRNLESRLGLRLLSRTTRSVQTTEAGERLELVLGARLDEIDAELAALSELREKPAGTIRITADEHAATMVLWPALERFLPDYPDIKVEIVIDFGLTDIVAERYDAGVRSIEMVAKDMIAVPIGPDMRMAVVASPSYFEARPHPQTPQDLTAHNCINLRLPTHGGLYAWEFEKNGRELRVRVDGQLVFNSVAMLLKAALAGLGLAYVPEAEARPHLDDGRLVRVLTDWCEPFSGYHLYYPSRRQQSPAFALLVDALRYKKR; this comes from the coding sequence ATGCCCTCCGAAAACCTCAACGATCTCGCTGCCTTTCTCGCCGTTGCCCGGGCACGCAGCTTCACCAAGGCGGCGGCAAATCTCGGCGTCTCGCAATCTGCTCTCAGTCAGACGATCCGCAATCTGGAAAGCCGGCTCGGGCTGCGCCTGCTCTCGCGCACCACGCGCAGCGTGCAGACGACGGAAGCCGGCGAGCGCCTGGAGCTCGTGCTCGGAGCACGTCTCGACGAGATCGACGCGGAATTGGCCGCCTTGAGCGAATTGCGCGAGAAACCCGCCGGCACGATCCGCATCACCGCCGACGAACATGCCGCAACGATGGTGCTGTGGCCGGCGCTTGAACGCTTCCTGCCGGACTATCCCGACATCAAGGTGGAGATCGTCATCGATTTCGGCCTGACCGACATCGTCGCCGAGCGCTACGATGCCGGGGTGCGCAGCATCGAAATGGTGGCGAAGGACATGATCGCCGTCCCCATCGGCCCCGACATGCGGATGGCCGTTGTGGCAAGCCCCAGCTATTTCGAGGCGAGGCCCCACCCGCAAACGCCACAGGATCTCACCGCGCACAATTGCATCAATCTGCGGCTGCCGACCCATGGCGGGCTGTACGCCTGGGAGTTTGAAAAGAACGGGCGAGAGCTGCGTGTACGCGTCGACGGGCAGCTTGTCTTCAACAGCGTTGCGATGCTCCTGAAGGCCGCGCTCGCAGGGCTCGGACTGGCCTATGTGCCCGAGGCGGAGGCCCGGCCACATCTCGACGACGGGCGCCTCGTCCGCGTGCTTACGGATTGGTGCGAGCCGTTCTCGGGCTACCATCTCTACTACCCGAGCCGGCGCCAGCAATCTCCCGCCTTCGCCCTTCTCGTCGACGCGCTGCGCTACAAAAAGAGGTGA
- a CDS encoding (R)-mandelonitrile lyase, whose amino-acid sequence MDIKRSGSQPSAPGPEDYFTGSVRIDPLMSPPDPARVAGASVTFEPGARTAWHTHPLGQTLIVTAGCGWVQRQGGPIEEIRPGDVVWFEPGEKHWHGATPTSAMTHIAIQEKLNGSPVDWLEHVTDEEYRK is encoded by the coding sequence ATGGATATCAAACGCAGCGGCTCCCAGCCCTCTGCCCCTGGGCCGGAAGACTATTTCACCGGCTCGGTTCGCATCGATCCTCTGATGAGCCCGCCCGACCCGGCGCGGGTCGCCGGAGCGAGCGTCACCTTCGAGCCTGGGGCGCGAACGGCCTGGCACACGCATCCTTTGGGCCAGACGCTGATCGTCACCGCGGGCTGCGGATGGGTTCAGCGCCAGGGTGGGCCGATTGAGGAGATCCGGCCGGGCGATGTCGTCTGGTTTGAGCCCGGCGAGAAGCATTGGCATGGCGCGACGCCCACGAGCGCCATGACGCATATCGCCATTCAGGAGAAGCTGAACGGCTCTCCGGTCGATTGGCTGGAGCATGTAACGGACGAGGAATACCGCAAATGA
- a CDS encoding SDR family oxidoreductase yields the protein MSDNIKGKVIVITGASSGLGEATARHLAEQGATVVLGARRAERIDAIAKELTDQGQKALAVTTDVTRRDQVAALVDKAVETFGRIDVMLNNAGLMPLAPLERLKIDEWDRMVDVNVKGVLYGIAAALPHMKRQKSGHIINVSSVYGHKVAPGAAVYCGTKYAVRAISEGLRQEVKPYDIRTTVISPGAVTTELLDHISEEDIAKGVREHVAEIAVPALSFARMVAFAVSQPAEVDVNEILFRPTSQPV from the coding sequence ATGAGTGACAACATCAAGGGCAAGGTCATCGTCATCACCGGCGCCAGCAGCGGTCTCGGCGAAGCGACGGCGCGGCATCTCGCCGAGCAGGGTGCGACGGTGGTTCTCGGCGCGCGCCGAGCGGAGCGCATCGACGCAATTGCCAAGGAACTGACGGATCAAGGCCAGAAGGCTCTCGCCGTGACCACGGATGTCACCCGCCGCGATCAGGTGGCGGCGCTCGTCGACAAGGCTGTCGAGACGTTCGGCCGTATCGACGTCATGTTGAACAATGCCGGTTTGATGCCGCTGGCACCGCTTGAACGTCTGAAGATCGACGAATGGGACCGTATGGTCGACGTCAATGTGAAAGGCGTGCTCTACGGGATCGCTGCCGCGCTCCCTCACATGAAGCGGCAGAAGAGCGGGCACATCATCAACGTGTCATCCGTTTACGGACACAAGGTTGCGCCCGGTGCGGCCGTCTATTGCGGCACGAAATACGCTGTGCGCGCCATTTCGGAGGGGCTGCGGCAAGAGGTGAAGCCCTACGACATCCGTACGACGGTGATCTCGCCGGGGGCGGTCACGACCGAGCTTCTCGACCATATCAGCGAAGAGGACATCGCCAAGGGTGTCCGCGAGCACGTCGCTGAAATTGCGGTTCCGGCGCTGTCTTTCGCCCGCATGGTCGCCTTTGCGGTCAGCCAGCCGGCCGAAGTCGATGTGAACGAGATTTTGTTCCGGCCGACGAGCCAGCCGGTCTGA
- a CDS encoding LysR family transcriptional regulator codes for MGRLDVNRSGEMEMFVRVVEQGGFSPAARAARMTPSAVSKLMSRLETRLGTRLLNRSTRQLQLTPEGCAFYERATRILADLEDAERAAGLGEQAVGRVRVNTSASYANHILAPLLPAFLQHYPGVTLDIVQTDAVIDLLAERTDVAIRAGPMKSSSLVARKLGETPLTIVAAPSYLERCGEPHSIADLDAHTCIDFGYARAVDGWSLRENGKTVVVPATGRVQASDGEGLRRLALAGVGLARLAAFTVREDISAGRLVPVLAHLDAGEKEAFHAVYLGQGGPLPSRVRALLDFLAEHGRVT; via the coding sequence ATGGGACGGCTGGACGTCAATCGGTCCGGGGAGATGGAAATGTTCGTCCGCGTGGTCGAGCAAGGCGGCTTCTCGCCCGCTGCGCGCGCCGCAAGGATGACCCCTTCGGCGGTGAGCAAGCTCATGAGCCGCCTGGAAACCCGGCTCGGCACAAGATTGCTCAACCGTTCGACGCGCCAGCTCCAACTCACGCCGGAAGGCTGTGCATTCTACGAACGGGCGACACGCATCCTCGCCGATCTGGAGGATGCCGAGAGGGCGGCTGGTCTCGGCGAGCAGGCGGTCGGCCGGGTGCGTGTCAATACCAGCGCCTCCTACGCCAATCACATCCTCGCGCCGCTCCTGCCGGCGTTCCTTCAGCACTATCCGGGGGTGACGCTCGACATCGTCCAGACCGATGCGGTCATCGATCTGCTGGCCGAGCGCACCGATGTCGCAATCCGGGCCGGACCGATGAAAAGCTCCAGCCTCGTCGCGCGCAAGCTCGGCGAGACGCCGCTCACCATCGTCGCCGCACCCTCCTATCTGGAACGCTGCGGAGAGCCGCATTCGATCGCCGATCTCGACGCGCACACTTGCATCGACTTCGGCTATGCGCGCGCCGTCGATGGATGGTCATTGCGGGAGAACGGCAAAACCGTCGTGGTGCCGGCGACGGGCCGCGTGCAGGCCAGCGACGGCGAGGGCCTGCGCCGGCTCGCGCTGGCGGGCGTCGGCCTCGCGCGCCTCGCCGCATTCACCGTGCGCGAAGATATAAGCGCCGGCCGCCTCGTGCCGGTCCTTGCCCATCTCGATGCGGGCGAGAAGGAAGCCTTCCACGCAGTCTATCTCGGCCAGGGCGGCCCGCTGCCATCGCGCGTGCGGGCGCTGCTCGACTTCCTGGCGGAACACGGCAGGGTGACCTGA
- a CDS encoding MFS transporter: protein MPLALYALTVGAFGIGVTEFVIMGLLLEIGRELDVTIATSGLLISGYALGVTIGAPVLTALSGRWPRKHVLVGLMVIFVLGNAACALAPTYAWLMAARVLTALTHGTFFGVGAVVATGLVAEEKRASAISIMFTGLTVATVLGVPFGTWLGQHYGWRATFWAVTLVGLVALVVLAALVPQDRARPEISNWRSDLRAIARRPVLLGLLTTVLGYAGVFAVFTYIAPLLTQIGDFHEAAVSPILLVFGGGLVVGNLFGGRLADSNLVRAMIATLAALAVVLAAMTFALDSRIASIVFTGLLGAAGFATVAPLQMWVLSKAEGAGQSLASSFNIGAFNLGNAIGAWAGGMVIEHGPGLGLVPMTAALFPLLAIAAALTAVRASKSTALTPSCNPVQ, encoded by the coding sequence ATGCCGCTGGCGCTCTACGCCCTGACGGTCGGAGCCTTCGGCATCGGCGTCACAGAATTCGTCATCATGGGCCTTCTGCTGGAGATTGGCCGAGAGCTCGATGTCACGATTGCGACCAGCGGTCTGTTGATATCCGGCTACGCCCTCGGCGTGACCATCGGCGCGCCGGTCCTGACTGCGCTTTCCGGGCGCTGGCCGCGCAAGCATGTGCTCGTCGGGTTGATGGTCATTTTCGTTCTGGGCAACGCCGCCTGCGCGCTCGCCCCGACTTATGCATGGCTGATGGCCGCGCGCGTATTGACCGCGCTGACGCACGGCACGTTCTTCGGCGTCGGTGCCGTGGTCGCGACCGGGCTGGTGGCCGAGGAGAAGCGCGCTTCCGCCATTTCGATCATGTTCACGGGGCTGACTGTCGCAACCGTCCTCGGTGTCCCTTTCGGCACCTGGCTCGGCCAGCATTATGGCTGGCGCGCGACCTTCTGGGCGGTGACGCTTGTGGGGCTGGTCGCGCTTGTCGTGCTTGCGGCCCTGGTGCCGCAGGACCGAGCGCGACCGGAAATCTCCAACTGGCGCTCCGATCTGCGCGCCATCGCCCGCCGTCCCGTGCTGCTCGGTCTGCTGACGACCGTTCTCGGCTATGCCGGCGTCTTCGCCGTCTTCACCTATATCGCGCCGCTCTTGACGCAGATCGGCGATTTCCATGAGGCCGCGGTTTCGCCGATCCTGTTGGTCTTCGGCGGCGGTCTGGTCGTCGGCAACCTGTTCGGCGGCCGGCTGGCCGACAGCAACCTGGTCCGCGCCATGATTGCCACGCTGGCGGCCCTTGCTGTCGTTCTGGCGGCGATGACCTTCGCCCTCGACAGCCGGATTGCGTCGATCGTCTTCACCGGTCTCCTCGGTGCGGCGGGTTTTGCCACGGTCGCGCCCTTGCAGATGTGGGTGCTGTCGAAGGCCGAAGGCGCCGGCCAGAGCCTCGCCTCGAGCTTCAATATCGGGGCCTTCAATCTCGGCAACGCGATCGGTGCCTGGGCGGGCGGCATGGTCATCGAACACGGCCCGGGCCTTGGCCTGGTGCCGATGACGGCCGCGCTGTTTCCTCTTCTCGCCATCGCTGCGGCGCTGACCGCCGTCAGGGCGAGCAAGAGCACGGCTCTGACGCCTTCCTGCAATCCCGTTCAATAA
- a CDS encoding aldo/keto reductase: protein MEYRPLGKSGLMVPVLSFGAGTFGGTGPLFGNWGTSDAGEARRLVDICLEAGVNLFDTADVYSDGASETVLGEALKGRRDAVLISTKTGLPMGEGPNDAGSSRFRLIRAVEDALRRLKTDYLDLLQLHAFDAGTPVEEVLSTLDTLVRAGKVRYVGVSNFAGWQIMKSLAVADRHGWPRYVANQVYYSLVGRDYEWDLMPLGLDQGLGAMVWSPLGWGRLTGKVRRGAPLPEGSRLHETASFGPPVEEEHLYRVVDALDAIAEETGRTVPQIALNWLLQRPTVSSVIIGARNEEQLRQNLAAFGWSLTEEQIATLDEASAVTAPYPHFPYRRQEGFARLDPPIVG from the coding sequence ATGGAATATCGACCCCTCGGGAAATCCGGCCTCATGGTGCCGGTTCTCAGCTTCGGCGCAGGCACCTTCGGCGGCACCGGCCCGCTTTTCGGCAATTGGGGCACCTCGGATGCGGGCGAAGCCCGCCGCCTCGTGGACATCTGCCTGGAGGCGGGCGTCAACCTGTTCGATACGGCCGATGTCTATTCCGACGGTGCGTCGGAAACCGTGCTCGGCGAGGCGCTGAAGGGCCGGCGCGATGCGGTGCTGATCTCGACGAAGACCGGCCTTCCCATGGGCGAGGGGCCAAATGATGCGGGATCCTCGCGCTTTCGGCTGATCCGGGCCGTGGAGGATGCGCTGCGGCGCTTGAAGACCGATTATCTCGATCTCCTGCAGCTTCACGCCTTCGATGCCGGCACCCCGGTCGAGGAAGTTCTGTCGACGCTCGATACGCTCGTTCGCGCCGGCAAAGTCCGCTATGTCGGCGTCTCCAACTTCGCCGGCTGGCAGATCATGAAATCGCTCGCCGTCGCCGACCGCCATGGCTGGCCCCGCTATGTCGCCAACCAGGTATATTACTCCCTGGTTGGGCGCGATTACGAATGGGATCTGATGCCGCTCGGCCTCGATCAGGGGCTCGGAGCGATGGTCTGGAGCCCGCTCGGCTGGGGCCGGCTCACCGGCAAGGTCCGCCGTGGAGCGCCGCTGCCCGAGGGAAGTCGCCTGCATGAAACCGCCAGCTTCGGACCGCCAGTCGAGGAGGAACACCTCTACCGTGTCGTCGATGCCCTCGACGCCATCGCCGAGGAGACCGGCCGAACGGTCCCGCAGATCGCGCTCAACTGGCTGCTGCAGCGCCCGACCGTTTCCTCTGTCATCATCGGGGCACGCAACGAAGAACAGCTTCGCCAGAATCTCGCTGCCTTCGGCTGGAGCCTGACGGAGGAGCAGATCGCGACGCTGGACGAGGCGAGCGCCGTGACCGCGCCCTATCCGCATTTCCCCTATCGCCGGCAGGAGGGTTTTGCGCGCCTCGACCCGCCGATCGTGGGCTGA
- a CDS encoding carboxymuconolactone decarboxylase family protein, whose translation MDQKMFEKGLAKRKGTLGAEYVERNLAAADEFSLPFQEAMTAWCWGFGWGDEAIPPKTRSLMNLAMLGALGRWHEWETHCRGALTNGVSKEEIRAAVHVVAIYAGVPCGVECFRIARRVLEEAGEL comes from the coding sequence ATGGATCAGAAGATGTTCGAGAAGGGGCTCGCCAAGCGCAAGGGAACGCTCGGTGCGGAATATGTGGAGCGCAACCTCGCCGCGGCCGACGAGTTCAGCCTGCCCTTTCAGGAGGCCATGACCGCCTGGTGCTGGGGCTTCGGCTGGGGCGATGAGGCCATCCCGCCGAAAACCCGCAGCCTCATGAATCTCGCCATGCTTGGCGCCCTCGGTCGCTGGCACGAATGGGAAACGCATTGCCGTGGCGCGCTGACGAACGGCGTCTCCAAGGAAGAGATCCGCGCCGCCGTCCATGTCGTGGCGATCTATGCCGGCGTGCCGTGCGGGGTGGAGTGCTTCCGCATCGCCCGCCGCGTCCTGGAAGAAGCCGGCGAACTCTAA